The Aptenodytes patagonicus chromosome 10, bAptPat1.pri.cur, whole genome shotgun sequence genome includes a region encoding these proteins:
- the ACAN gene encoding aggrecan core protein isoform X1, protein MTTLLLVFVCLRVITTAVSVELSDSSDGLEVKIPEQSPLRVVLGSSLNIPCYFNIPEEQDTSALLTPRIKWSKLSNGTEVVLLVATGGKIRLNTEYREAISLPNYPAIPTDATLEIKALRSNHTGIYRCEVMYGIEDRQDTIEILVKGIVFHYRAISTRYTLNFEKAKQACIQNSAVIATPEQLQAAYEDGYEQCDAGWLADQTVRYPIHWPRERCYGDKDEFPGVRTYGVREPDETYDVYCYAEQMQGKVFYATDPEKFTFQEAFDKCRSLGARLATTGELYLAWKDGMDMCSAGWLADRSVRYPISRARPNCGGNLVGVRTVYLYVNQTGYPHPHSRYDAICYSGDDVETLVPGQFIDETGSELGSAFTVQTVTQTEVELPLPRNATEEEARGSIATLEPIEITPTTTELYEGFTVLPDLFATSVTVETAAPEEENVTRGDVTGVWAVPEEVTTIALGTAITTETAEVSSVEEAMGVTATPGLESASAFTVEDQLVRVTAAPGVGLLPEQPISPTGVVFHYRAATSRYAFSFVQAQQACLENNAVIATPEQLQAAYEAGFDQCDAGWLRDQTVRYSIVNPRSNCLGDKESSPGVRSYGMRPASETYDVYCYIDRLKGEVFFATQPEQFTFPEAQQYCESQNATLASVGQLHAAWKQGLDRCYAGWLADGSLRYPIVSPRPACGGDAPGVRTVYQLYNQTGFPDPLSRHHAFCFRALPPAEEEGVTSFFEEDVLATQVIPGVEEVPSGEEATVETEFATQAENQTAWGTEVFPTDVSLLSVSPSAFPPATVIPEETSTDASVSEVSGEVTESGEHQVSGESSASGWVSGVPDTSGELTSGVFELSGEHSGTGESGLPSVDLHTSGFLPGESGLPSGDLSGVPSGIVDISGLPSAEEDVSVSTSRIPAVSGMPSGVESSGLPSGFSGEISGTELVSGVSSAEESGLASGFPTVSLVDTTLVEVVTTAPERQEEGKGSIGVSGEGDLSGFPSAEWDTSGGTQGLPSGAELSGEPSGVPELSGEPSGMPELSGEPSGGPELSGEPSGVPEISGEPSGGPELSGEPSGVPELSGEPSGGPELSGLPSGLDVSGEPSGTHEISGLVDLSGLTSGIGGSGEASGITFVDASLEEVTTTPSITGAEAKEILEISGLPSGDEHPSGTVSGSLDISGEPSGHVDFGGSVSGVLEMSGYPSGTIDSSGEVSGVDVTSGLLSGEESGLTSGFPTVSLVDTTLVEVVTQTSVAQEVGEGPSGMIEISGFPSGDRGLSGEGSGPVETSGFPSGTGDFSGEPSRIPYISGDISRATDLSGQSSAVTDISGEASGLPEVTLVTSDLVEVVTRPTVSQELGGETAVTFPYGFGPSGEASSSGELSGETSTLPESGRETSTAYEISGETSAFPETSVETSTIHEISGETSAFPEFSIETSTIQEISGETSAFPEIRIETSTSQEARGETSGYPEISIETSTVQEVSGETSAFPEIRIETSTIHEISGESSAFPEIRIETSTNQEARGETSAYPEISIETSTVHETSGEASAFPDISIETSTVHEISGEMSAFPEISIETPTVHEISGETSAFPEISIETSTVHEISGETSAFPEISIETSTVHEISGETSAFPEISIETSTVHEISGETSAFPEIRIETSASQEARGETSALPEISIETSTVHEFSGETSAFPEISIETPRSQEARGETSAFPEINIETSTVQEVSGETSAFPEIRIETSTSQEARGETSAFPEISIETSTVHETSGEASALPAANIETATTSLASGEPSGAPEEKEIPDTTSGAVTHSIAGVSGETSVPDIVISTSAPDVEPTQGPRSPEEAQLEIEPSPPAASGQKTETDVVLNNPHLLATATAALPQVSQEAIDTLGPTTEDTDECHSSPCLNGATCVDGIDSFKCLCLPSYGGDLCEIDLENCEEGWTKFQGHCYRHFEERETWMDAETRCRQHQAHLSSIITPEEQEFVNSHAQDYQWIGLSDRAVENDFRWSDGHSLQFENWRPNQPDNFFAAGEDCVVMIWHEQGEWNDVPCNYHLPFTCKKGTVACGDPPVVENARTFGRKKDRYEINSMVRYQCNQGYIQRHVPTIRCQPNGQWEEPRISCINPSNYQRRLYKRSPRSRSRPSGRAVHRPTH, encoded by the exons ATGACCACTTTACTATTAGTGTTTGTGTGTTTGCGAGTCATCACCACAGCCGTCTCTGTGGAGCTCTCAG ACAGTAGTGATGGCCTGGAAGTGAAGATACCTGAGCAGTCTCCCCTGCGTGTTGTCCTGGGAAGCTCCCTGAACATCCCCTGTTACTTCAACATCCCAGAGGAACAGGACACCAGTGCTCTGCTGACCCCACGGATCAAATGGAGCAAACTCTCAAACGGGACCGAAGTCGTCTTGCTAGTGGCCACCGGTGGGAAAATCCGTCTCAACACCGAGTACAGGGAGGCGATCTCTTTGCCCAATTACCCCGCCATTCCCACCGATGCCACCTTGGAAATCAAAGCGCTGAGATCCAACCACACTGGGATTTATCGCTGTGAAGTGATGTACGGGATTGAGGACAGACAAGACACAATAGAGATCCTAGTGAAAG GCATCGTATTCCACTACAGAGCAATCTCCACAAGGTACACCTTGAACTTCGAGAAAGCAAAGCAGGCCTGCATCCAGAACAGCGCTGTCATTGCTACTCCCGAGCAGCTGCAAGCTGCCTACGAGGATGGGTACGAGCAGTGTGATGCCGGCTGGCTGGCTGATCAGACTGTCAG GTACCCCATCCACTGGCCCCGGGAGCGCTGCTACGGCGACAAGGATGAATTTCCTGGAGTGAGAACCTACGGTGTCCGCGAGCCAGATGAAACCTATGATGTTTACTGCTATGCAGAGCAAATGCAAG GTAAAGTCTTCTATGCCACCGACCCTGAGAAGTTCACCTTCCAAGAAGCTTTCGACAAATGCCGCAGTTTGGGAGCTCGTTTGGCCACCACAGGAGAGCTGTACTTGGCCTGGAAGGACGGCATGGACATGTGCAGCGCAGGCTGGCTGGCCGATCGCAGCGTCCGCTACCCCATTTCCAGAGCACGGCCCAACTGCGGAGGAAACCTGGTGGGCGTGCGGACAGTGTACCTGTACGTCAACCAAACAGGGTACCCTCACCCCCACTCTCGCTACGATGCCATCTGCTATAGCG GGGACGACGTTGAGACTCTGGTCCCAGGGCAGTTCATCGACGAGACGGGAAGCGAGCTTGGCAGCGCTTTCACTGTCCAGACCGTCACCCAGACCGAAGTAGAGCTACCTCTGCCACGCAATGCCACGGAGGAGGAGGCCCGTGGCAGCATTGCCACCCTGGAGCCCATTGAAATCACACCCACCACCACCGAGCTGTACGAGGGCTTCACTGTCCTGCCTGACCTCTTCGCCACCAGTGTCACAGTAGAGACAGCTGCCCCAGAGGAGGAGAATGTGACCAGGGGGGATGTCACAGGGGTGTGGGCTGTACCTGAAGAGGTCACAACCATAGCCTTAGGCACTGCCATCACCACTGAAACAGCAGAGGTGAGCTCGGTGGAAGAGGCCATGGGGGTGACTGCCACACCAGGACTAGAGTCTGCCTCGGCATTCACAGTGGAAGATCAGCTCGTGCGAGTGACAGCAGCCCCCGGTGTCGGTCTCCTTCCCGAGCAGCCCATCTCCCCCACAG GTGTGGTGTTTCACTACCGCGCCGCCACCAGCAGATACGCCTTCTCCTTCGTCCAAGCCCAGCAGGCCTGCCTGGAGAACAACGCAGTTATTGCCACTCCCGAACAGCTCCAGGCTGCCTACGAGGCTGGCTTTGACCAGTGCGATGCCGGCTGGCTGCGGGACCAGACAGTCAG GTATTCTATTGTGAATCCCCGAAGTAACTGCTTAGGAGACAAAGAGAGCTCTCCAGGTGTGCGGTCGTACGGCATGCGCCCGGCCTCGGAGACCTATGATGTGTACTGCTACATTGACAGGCTCAAGG GTGAGGTGTTCTTCGCAACCCAGCCAGAGCAGTTCACCTTCCCAGAAGCTCAGCAGTACTGTGAGAGCCAAAACGCCACACTGGCCTCTGTTGGCCAACTCCACGCTGCCTGGAAGCAGGGCTTGGACAGATGCTATGCTGGCTGGTTAGCCGACGGCAGTCTCCGCTATCCCATCGTGAGCCCCCGTCCCGCCTGCGGGGGGGATGCGCCTGGCGTGAGAACTGTCTACCAGCTCTACAACCAGACCGGCTTTCCCGACCCGCTGTCCCGGCATCACGCCTTCTGCTTCAGAG CTCTGCCacctgcagaggaggagggggtcACCTCGTTCTTTGAAGAAGATGTGCTGGCAACCCAAGTGATCCCTGGAGTGGAGGAGGTACCCTCCGGGGAGGAGGCAACCGTGGAGACGGAGTTTGCCACTCAAGCTGAGAATCAGACAGCCTGGGGGACAGAGGTCTTTCCAACCGATGTGTCACTGCTCTCAG tgagTCCATCTGCTTTTCCTCCAGCTACCGTAATACCAGAGGAAACAAGTACCGATGCTTCGGTCAGCGAAGTGTCAGGGGAAGTGACTGAATCTGGAGAACATCAAGTCAGTGGTGAATCTTCGGCATCCGGGTGGGTATCTGGAGTCCCGGATACAAGCGGAGAACTGACTTCTGGAGTTTTTGAACTTAGTGGAGAACACTCAGGGACCGGAGAAAGTGGATTACCATCGGTAGACCTGCATACCAGTGGCTTTCTACCTGGAGAAAGTGGGCTACCCTCAGGGGACCTGAGTGGGGTGCCTTCTGGCATTGTTGACATCAGTGGCTTACCTTCTGCAGAGGAAGATGTATCAGTGTCTACTTCAAGGATACCAGCAGTTAGTGGGATGCCATCTGGAGTGGAAAGCAGTGGGCTGCCTTCTGGATTTAGCGGAGAAATCTCTGGCACTGAGCTAGTCAGTGGCGTGTCATCTGCAGAGGAAAGTGGACTCGCCTCTGGTTTTCCTACTGTCTCTCTTGTGGATACCACGTTGGTGGAAGTTGTAACGACAGCACCAGAACggcaagaggagggaaaaggatcCATTGGAGTCAGCGGTGAAGGAGATCTGTCAGGGTTCCCATCTGCTGAGTGGGACACCAGTGGAGGAACCCAAGGGCTACCCTCAGGAGCTGAGCTCAGCGGGGAGCCTTCTGGGGTGCCCGAGCTCAGCGGGGAGCCTTCTGGGATGCCCGAGCTCAGCGGGGAGCCCTCCGGAGGGCCTGAGCTCAGCGGGGAACCTTCTGGGGTGCCCGAGATCAGCGGGGAGCCCTCCGGAGGGCCTGAGCTCAGTGGGGAACCTTCTGGGGTGCCCGAGCTCAGCGGGGAGCCCTCCGGAGGGCCTGAGCTCAGCGGGTTGCCCTCAGGACTGGATGTCAGTGGAGAACCATCTGGAACACATGAGATCAGTGGCCTGGTGGACCTAAGTGGCCTTACTTCTGGTATTGGTGGAAGTGGTGAGGCCTCGGGCATTACCTTTGTAGATGCCAGTTTGGAGGAAGTGACAACAACCCCCTCAATTACGGGAGCAGAAGCAAAAGAGATTTTGGAAATCAGTGGATTGCCTTCAGGAGATGAACACCCATCAGGCACGGTATCTGGGAGTTTAGACATCAGTGGTGAGCCTTCTGGGCATGTAGACTTTGGTGGGAGTGTTTCTGGAGTGCTCGAGATGAGCGGATACCCGAGTGGAACGATTGACAGCAGTGGAGAAGTCTCTGGAGTTGATGTCACCAGTGGCCTACTGTCTGGAGAGGAAAGTGGACTCACTTCTGGCTTTCCCACAGTCTCTCTTGTGGATACCACTTTGGTGGAAGTTGTAACACAGACATCAGTTGCACAAGAGGTGGGAGAAGGGCCATCTGGGATGATAGAAATTAGTGGATTTCCTTCTGGAGACAGAGGACTATCTGGAGAAGGGTCTGGACCTGTGGAGACTAGTGGGTTTCCTTCAGGGACAGGAGACTTCAGTGGAGAGCCATCCAGGATCCCGTACATCAGTGGAGACATTTCTAGAGCCACAGATCTAAGTGGACAATCTTCAGCAGTGACTGATATTAGTGGGGAGGCCTCAGGGCTTCCAGAAGTCACTTTAGTCACTTCTGATTTAGTAGAAGTTGTGACAAGACCAACAGTATCACAGGAACTAGGTGGGGAAACAGCTGTCACATTTCCCTATGGTTTTGGGCCGAGTGGTGAGGCCTCTTCATCAGGTGAACTGAGTGGGGAAACATCCACGTTGCCAGAAAGTGGTAGAGAAACATCAACAGCTTATGAAATCAGTGGTGAAACATCTGCATTTCCTGAAACTAGTGTAGAAACATCCACAATTCACGAAATCAGTGGGGAGACATCTGCATTTCCCGAATTTAGCATAGAAACATCAACAATTCAAGAAATCAGTGGAGAAACCTCTGCATTTCCTGAAATTAGAATAGAAACATCCACAAGTCAAGAAGCCAGGGGTGAAACATCTGGCTATCCTGAAATTAGCATAGAAACATCCACAGTTCAAGAAGTAAGTGGGGAAACCTCTGCATTTCCTGAAATTAGAATAGAAACATCCACAA TCCATGAAATTAGTGGGGAAAGTTCTGCATTTCCCGAAATTAGAATAGAAACATCCACAAATCAAGAAGCCAGGGGTGAAACATCTGCCTATCCCGAAATTAGCATAGAAACATCCACAGTCCATGAAACCAGTGGGGAAGCATCTGCATTTCCTGACATCAGCATAGAAACTTCGACGGTCCACGAAATCAGTGGGGAAATGTCTGCCTTTCCTGAAATTAGCATAGAAACTCCAACAGTCCACGAAATCAGTGGGGAAACATCTGCATTTCCCGAAATTAGCATAGAAACTTCGACAGTCCACGAAATCAGTGGGGAAACATCTGCATTTCCCGAAATTAGCATAGAAACTTCGACAGTCCACGAAATCAGTGGGGAAACATCTGCATTTCCCGAAATTAGCATAGAAACTTCGACAGTCCACGAAATCAGTGGGGAAACATCTGCATTTCCCGAAATTAGAATAGAAACATCCGCAAGTCAAGAAGCCCGAGGTGAAACATCTGCATTACCTGAGATTAGCATAGAAACTTCGACAGTCCACGAATTCAGTGGGGAAACATCTGCATTCCCTGAGATTAGCATAGAAACACCAAGAAGTCAAGAAGCCAGGGGTGAAACATCTGCCTTTCCTGAGATTAACATAGAAACATCCACAGTTCAAGAAGTAAGTGGAGAAACCTCTGCATTTCCTGAAATTAGAATAGAAACATCCACAAGTCAAGAAGCCCGGGGTGAAACATCTGCATTTCCTGAGATTAGCATAGAAACATCCACAGTCCATGAAACCAGTGGAGAAGCATCCGCCTTGCCTGCTGCTAACATCGAAACAGCTACCACATCTTTGGCCAGTGGTGAGCCCTCTGGTGCTCCCGAGGAGAAGGAAATTCCTGACACAACATCTGGAGCTGTTACACACTCGATCGCAGGCGTTTCAGGGGAAACTTCTGTCCCAGACATTGTAATTAGTACCAGTGCTCCAGATGTTGAACCAACACAGGGACCCAGGAGCCCTGAAGAGGCTCAGCTTGAAATAGAGCCCTCCCCTCCCGCAGCGTCAGGACAAAAGACGGAGACAGATGTTGTTCTAAACAATCCCCATCTGCTGGCCACCGCTACTGCTGCCCTGCCTCAAGTCTCACAAGAAGCAATAGACACATTAGGACCTACTACAGAAG ACACTGATGAGTGCCACTCAAGCCCCTGTCTGAATGGAGCTACCTGCGTTGATGGCATCGACTCTTTCAAATGCTTATGCCTTCCCAGCTACGGAGGGGACCTGTGTGAGATCG ACCTGGAAAACTGCGAGGAAGGCTGGACCAAGTTCCAGGGCCACTGTTACAGGCACTTTGAAGAGAGGGAGACTTGGATGGATGCAGAGACCAGATGCCGACAACATCAAGCCCACCTGAGCAGTATCATCACCCCAGAGGAGCAAGAATTTGTGAACA GCCATGCGCAGGACTACCAGTGGATCGGTCTCAGCGACAGAGCTGTGGAGAACGACTTTCGCTGGTCCGACGGGCACTCCCTG CAATTTGAGAACTGGCGGCCCAACCAACCCGATAACTTCTTCGCGGCGGGTGAGGACTGCGTTGTGATGATCTGGCACGAGCAAGGCGAATGGAACGACGTCCCCTGCAACTATCACCTCCCTTTCACCTGCAAGAAAGGAACAG TGGCCTGCGGGGACCCCCCCGTGGTGGAGAACGCCAGGACCTTTGGTCGGAAGAAGGACCGCTATGAAATAAACTCCATGGTGCGGTACCAGTGCAACCAAGGCTACATCCAGCGCCACGTGCCCACAATTCGGTGCCAGCCCAACGGGCAGTGGGAGGAGCCGCGGATATCTTGCATAAACC